Below is a window of Electrophorus electricus isolate fEleEle1 chromosome 12, fEleEle1.pri, whole genome shotgun sequence DNA.
TTTCCCAAAAGACCATTTCTAGACCATTGTTTGTAACTGAAAGAATCCAAAAATAGTTTGATGAATTATTATTTCAGAATCAATTCAAGGAGATCTGCATTTTCCACTCctccattttttccttttctctgccccccccctccccctacGTAAGATAATGGTGTGATGACAGAAGGGCTTCCAGGATGGAATGCAGCCCCTGAGAAGAGTGCAGAAGCTCAGGTGCGCGCTCTGTCTTGCTCATTCATCCACTGCCTCATTCACACCCATATTGTCCACACAAAGCCTAACACGGGAAGCAGGGAGTACACCTGATAAAAAAACGTAGctaatacaaatattaaaagaTAACTATTTCAGTAAAAGTATTGACATTGCTCTTCCGTCGCCACTCTATGAAATGATATTCTAAATACAATGTGCTCCCTCACAGTGAGTTCAGTCCCAGTGATGCCACCATAATATTTTGATATAACCAAGAAGAGCATTTCCTTATATACAAAGTGCCCTTGTTGGAGTTGCAGATTAACCTAGAGAAACCTATCTGCACAAGGCAAGATGGTAAGGTTAAGCCAACGTGTCCTTTAAAAAAGCCACCCCTCCAGGCActtctgttgttgctgttgtcagCCAATTCAACGCATTCCTCATCCGCTGTGTTACCATGTAAAGGTATCAATTAGTTTTTCCCtccatgtgcagcacctgcaaTTACTTAGACATCAAAGAGCTTCCTGGATGCAGCCTTAAGGCTGTAACATGTGCATCTCATATATCATGTGGATTCATGTAAGCCATTCTGTAAGCCATTTAAATACTCTAATTCAGATGTTGTTTTCTTAAGACCCAAATGGAAAGTCCTCTTTGATTAAAACCAGAGACAAAGGTTAATTTATTTCACAAACAAGCaagtattttatgtattttaaacaaGTATAACAATTAcacattataaacaatataaacaatttatttgtatgtattttatttatatatacaacaCATTGCACATTTATGgctctgcttttgtgtgtgatatttttttccagGAAACCAGTCTTTCAGGAAACACTCCACAAAATGTGCCAAGAAATGTTCTGCGGTCTCCGAGGCCTGTGAGCTTTGTGGCTGCAGGCTCAGCAggtaaaaacaatgaaaatacgTCTTTTAGTTTTCTATATCTTTCCTATCACAATATGCTACCAAAACGTTGTTTTATCCTTTAATATAACAAGTATTAATACTATTACTGTTATGAAGAATGACCTTTCACCATAACAGCTGAAACAGTCCCACTGCTTTAAAGATGGAGTTCACCTATTTCACATTTGAGTATTTATTGAATGGTTTCTGGGCTCTTCAGGCAATTTTTACATCAattttgtaaacaaaaacataattgaTGGCCACTGCCCATCCCACAACTCTGCTGAATggtaaaatgcataaaacacattttgtataCACACTCCTCAGCTAATGGGAACAGAAATGCTCCTTGTAGTTGCTTTATcaagactcttttttttttgaaaaaggcATTCTATAATGCCACAgtttttttctgcctttgcACTTCATTGAATGATTGTATTCATCCAGTGTCAGCACTACTTCCTGGACGTGTTTGTGCCTATAAAGCAAGTAGTATTCACTAAGTTGCTAAGCAAACAACATTTGCAGGAATGTGATTGTTTAAGAGTATGAATATGAATTCACACCTTATCTACAAAGAAAATAGAATCAGAACAGGAATATGTTGAACATAGCTtcagaaatatgttttttaaattgtcttattttgtttaaaaggtttcaataaaattaacacaaattaGCATAAATAGAGGGATAAATATGATTGTCAATCCTTGTCCCTGGTCAAAAGAtaaaaaatcttaaaactgCATACAAAAATTGACACGTCTAAAAACATCTATGACACAGTTATCAGATGCGATACCTTCTTTAGGTCCTGGCATCCAGGTGGAGGAATAAACTTCCCCTGGCTGTCGGCACGGCTGCAACACTGGATGTCTTCAAACAGAGACTAAAAGCTCACCTCTGAGTCACTGAGTACTTAAATATGCCCTtaaaaatctttctttctttcccattATATGAGTTTATGTTTAAATAGAGACCACAAagcatataaatgtaaatattgggTGAACTTCCCCTTTAAGAGCTGATTTTCTGGATACAGAGCAATCCTAGTGTAATGTGTCTCTATCAGGATAACTTGCCTGAAATTTTTCTTGCCAGCAAAAAACTGCAGTGTCACGCTCTTCTCCCCAGGCATACCAGCTTTGAGCAGCAATGGCATAAAGGCCTCGTCTCTGCAAACTGATTCAGAGCCGGCCCTCCCCATCCACCCCTGGCCCACCCTCAGTAGGCCAGACACCCAAAACAGCCCGTTACAGAGGAAAGTGTGAGTTTCACACTTCTCATTCTAGTGGTCTTTAAAGACATGTATGGTGTGGCCCAAATCTGCTTAAGGCCATGGTGTTTGTACTGATACATGCTTGTGACATGTGCTTTGCTGTTGGCCATTTTCAGGACTGCTGATATTTTGTTTGACAGCTTTGCATCTGGTGGAAGAGTCAGTACTGATCGCTTCTTCGAGGTACCTGAGAATGACGTTACACCTGGCCAAACCTTTAATAACTCTTCTGCTGAAGGCATGTTTGATGCTGTGTAtgattcaccccccccccccccccccacacacacacagaccttgtGGAACTGTGGCATTTTACGAACTGACCCACGGATTAAAGGCTGCTATGCACTGTTGAGCAAACTGCAGGATGCTGATGGGGCAGTAAACAGAAGCACCTTCCACAGGTACTGATGAGACCTTTAAATCTGCTGAGTGTGTGGCCATTAATCACAAATAAAGCTGGTGGTCCATGTCTGTCATAGCTCATAACATTGGTTCGGATGTCCTGCCACAGGTGCGTGACAGGTTTCGTGTCTTTCATCTTGAAGGCCATACAGGGAAGATTTGTCATTCCTGACTTCTCCACATTCACGGAGGAGACCCAAAAgttgtttattaaatgtaaacagcTGTCTTCTGTAAAGGTGTGTGATTTCATTTCAGCTTTACTTTATTGGGCCTGTTCATAGTCTCATTTCTTAGAAATATCAATGACTTTTGGGTACTTTGGGTAATTAAATGACTTTAGAGTACTTGATCAATGAGTCAGTGAGTCCTAATCACAGCTGCATTttccagcaggagagagaagagggaaatGAGAGTCCTGGAAAGTGGGGCATTTCCATCTGCACAGTGGATGGGCAGAGGTGCGGAGGCACGATTGCCTATTTTGAAATATCTAATGTTGCTGCATAACCAAGAACTCCACAATAGCCCATCAAGGGGCTTGGTTTCTTCCTCCCTTACTGCATTGCCTCTGCTGGGTCAAATGCGGCACTCTCAGTGCCATCGTACTGTCAAGATGTTTTTGGGTGATGGATGAGATTTAGATTCTGCTTACATACGATGCTTGTTGTTTGGTGTTGGCTGTAGACTTTCTCTTGGGGACTGGGAAGAGCCTTGCGTTCTGGGGGAGGTGTGCTGGGCTCTTGTATACGGGCTTGCAGTGGATCAACTTGGAGTTGACTATGTACACAGATATGTAGGGGTGGAAGAATATGCCAAATATGACTCCCCATTTACTCTAAACGAACAAGGTAAGAACAACAGGCCATATGCACAACCGCACACTGTCATCTGTCCCAAACAATAAATAGCACTGAGGGTTTCCACAAATAAATCTTTTGGGCCAGGATTAAATAAAATTGGTGTTGTGTCTATCTGCAGCTTAGTTCTAATCCTGAACTAAATTCTCATTAAGGGTGTAATGTATCTAAAGATCATCGTAATCTATGGTTGGAAGACATACTCAAACCATGTGGACTTTGTGTTGATGTGGTTGTATAATTCTGGGTTGCAGGTGTCCCTCACAGCCCTCTGACTGAAACAGGAGCTATTATCAgtgcatcactgctgcaggtgggTGCAAGTTTAACACACAACAACCATAACATATTCACCAAAGAATATCATTATTTTTGCTCATTGCTTCTTCCTTCTAGCAGTTAACAGTGAGGCTGgttacagaggaagaggagaagtaTGAGTCAGTAAGTATCTACTTTACCATTTTATGGAGTCCATATAATAGAACTGACCTTGTAGATGGTTTTCTTatcttatttattaattatttattttataaataatttaattctaaTTGTCAATGTCATCCTCAGGTGTTGAATATTATAAGACGACTGTGTAACAAGGAACATGCCAATTTAAACTGTATAAGGTATGTTATCTTCATAGCCTTCAGTAAAATGTATCTATATGCTCCAATTGATTTAATGTTGTTCTTATCTGTTCAGTTATCAGTGTTTGAGAAAGGACATTATTCGTCTACATGCCCTTTCATTTTATCTTCAGGAGAAGAAGGTCAGTTAATTTTTTACTGATGTAAGTCAAAACTGCACTGTCAAAACAGaatgtcataatgagttatcaAGCTATATGTCTTTCCTAAACTTTAATATTTGGATTCTTTCTAGTGCTTTCCAGAAGGTGTTGACATAAACGCAACATTGGATCTGCTGTTGCAGGTATTCACTTCAACCAGCTAAATATTAGTCTACAGTGTGATCCGAGTTAGCATCTCTCATGGAACATGAtggaaaatgttgtttttagtgtttgtCTACAGAAGTCACCTGCGAGTCTGGAGCAGCCTTGGCCGCTACTCTAGCTAATGGTGGCCTCTGCCCTATGTCAGGTGACCAGGTCCTTTCCCCCACTGCAGTTCGGAGTGCACTGTCCCTGATGCAAGTGGCAGGGATGAACAATTACTCCAGAGTATTCCATTTTAAGGTGACTAGGTTGGATTGAGTGTAaatcctgtgtgtttgtgtgataaaCGACATGTATTAGGTGTCATGCCATTCTCTTTAAGATAGATACAGAAGAATGAAAATATATGAGGACAATAGTGTTATAAGTCCCATAGTAAGCGATTGTCTAATCTTATAGCACCATCTACTGGTGAGAAGCCAAGTAACTTATTATgcatacattttgtttaattctATTAAATTAgggttttttatttgtattggCATGTATATACCCAAGTATAGAGTACAAAAACATAACCTCATCTCTCTAGTCTCCATTGTGGAAACATTCAATGAGTATCAACAATTAAGACATGCTAAGAAGTGTAACATAGTAGCAGATGCTTTCTGGTTTTGCTTGTGCAGCCTTCAAATTAAAGTGAAGTATAAACTTTTGAGGTAAgatgcttttttatttaatggGGAAGCATAATGGCTCTCAAACTCCCTGCTCCACAGACATCAGTGCCTGCTAAATCTAGCAGCTCTGGTGTCATGCTGGTTGTAGTTCCTGGAGTTCTGGGCCTGATTTGCTGGTCTCCGGAGCTGGATGCCCATGGAAATTCCTGGAGGGGGGTGCATTTCTGTGAGGTAAATCCCAAAGTTGGTCAAGTTTATAGCAGGCTAGTTTTACAGAGAGAAATATACTGAGCACGACATCAGCAATAGCTATATCTAATATCCTAccttacattttaaattctgttctACGTCCATGTCGCTTGGCACTACTAATGTACATTGAAGTTAATTGGATAACTGTGCTGGAGTCCATGCaacctgtttttgttgtgtaaacATTAATTGGCCTGTTTTATTAGTGATCTGGCTTTTTGCCCAAAAGGGAAAGTGTTAACTGGATGCTTTTGAGATATTTCTATACTATAAATACACTTGTAAATAGTGTTTATGCAAATTCTTGTGAATATAGCATAAGGTAATAGATACATGCACTTATATATACCTAAACAAAATATCCACACTtaatttgtccttttttttaaacaagtcttTCATGAAAGAGGCCATTGGAAACATGGCACAATTGTGCAGAGAACAAAACAAGTTACCATCAGTCATTTAACTTCTGAGTGCATAGAACTGACCAAGAAGGGGTTGGTATCAAGTAGATACAGTTAAAGAACAGTGCTCTTAATAAACTGGCAACTCAGTGCCTAGTGTGTGTCCCATGCCTGCAGATCCTGATGCTAATTCTCTGTTGTGTTTCAGGAGCTGGTGTCAGGCTTTCAGCTACACAGCTTTGATATCCGAACTCCTTTCAGACAGGTGCTGTCCTACAGACAGCGGAAAGTGGAGTCCGAGGTCAGCTGAAACAGTTTGAGACCATTTGTATGACATTTCCTGCTGAGCTTGATGGACGCAAACACCTTCCCCTTTCTCTGCCACAGGGTTACCAGATCATGAATGTGCTCTTGGCTGCTTACCGTGGTGACCTGCACTCCTTGCGGAGGTAAGAAGTGCACATgctgcactgatgatgtcattaaaGGTTTAGGGGGAAATTTTCTCTTTTCAGAAGCATCAAGCACATAAAAACCATTTGAAAACATTACATAAGAGTtcaacagagacagaaagaattaCCATCAAACTTTCAAAAGCAGGATTTAGTATTACCACCCAcattatcatttaataattaGAAACTCAAGGTGTATAGGTAGCccttctgttgccatgcacaatttgCAATTGCCTGACCACAAAATCACTGTTCAATGGACCATTGTCAACCCAGCAGGTGTACTGACAGGTCTAAGAACTCCCCCAGCACTGCTACGCCTGATACATTGAAACCAGTGCAACACTCACAACCATGCTACCATTGTGTCAGTGGACTACAGTCAGAAAAGGAAAACTTTATGAAATACCCTTATATTGTATGTGCAAGGCTAATTAAGTTCTTGATAAAGGTCTTGATTTTAACCTGGTCTTTATCCAGTGATTTGAGGGCCATTCTCTGACACTGTGCAAATGACTCAGGTTGTCCAAATGTGGTGACATACACCCAAGGCTAAATCGAGTGGCTCtcccccacaattcacaccccTTCCAAGGACCTCCCTCTGCTGTCAGTAAATGATGTGTCACCCTGGCAGGCATTTCCTCTCAGGAGCAGATGTGAATGCCGTGGATTATGATGGAAGGTCCGCACTTCATGTGGCGGCCTCAGAGGGGCGCCTAGAGGTCATCAGCTTCCTGGTGGAGAACGCAGGAGCTGACTGTACGCTCAAGGACAGGTGAAGTTTAAAAGTGCCATAATGGCTGGCACAATATGTTGTGTGTCCAGATTTAGATGTGGCAATACACTCCATTGTATATGAGTGAAAGcatttttactgaatttaatGACTGATCTGTGATCAAGTGATGTGCTGACATTGACAGGTGGGGCAACACTGCCTTGCAGGAGGCACTGAGATGTAATCAAGGTCCTGCCACACATCGTCTcaagaaatacacaaacaatgagAAGAGTCTGTGATCTAGAAG
It encodes the following:
- the glsl gene encoding glutaminase liver isoform, mitochondrial; protein product: MENNSNHEADENPYLCFQRTPSLRRKWRKRYGGLDGNKLLEPNKEDEMRDNGVMTEGLPGWNAAPEKSAEAQETSLSGNTPQNVPRNVLRSPRPVSFVAAGSAGIPALSSNGIKASSLQTDSEPALPIHPWPTLSRPDTQNSPLQRKVTADILFDSFASGGRVSTDRFFETLWNCGILRTDPRIKGCYALLSKLQDADGAVNRSTFHRCVTGFVSFILKAIQGRFVIPDFSTFTEETQKLFIKCKQLSSVKEREEGNESPGKWGISICTVDGQRLSLGDWEEPCVLGEVCWALVYGLAVDQLGVDYVHRYVGVEEYAKYDSPFTLNEQGVPHSPLTETGAIISASLLQQLTVRLVTEEEEKYESVLNIIRRLCNKEHANLNCISYQCLRKDIIRLHALSFYLQEKKCFPEGVDINATLDLLLQCLSTEVTCESGAALAATLANGGLCPMSGDQVLSPTAVRSALSLMQVAGMNNYSRVFHFKTSVPAKSSSSGVMLVVVPGVLGLICWSPELDAHGNSWRGVHFCEELVSGFQLHSFDIRTPFRQVLSYRQRKVESEGYQIMNVLLAAYRGDLHSLRRHFLSGADVNAVDYDGRSALHVAASEGRLEVISFLVENAGADCTLKDRWGNTALQEALRCNQGPATHRLKKYTNNEKSL